One window of the Primulina eburnea isolate SZY01 chromosome 18, ASM2296580v1, whole genome shotgun sequence genome contains the following:
- the LOC140819130 gene encoding uncharacterized protein codes for MRMNPKEFTGTSDPMVAEGWIKSLEVTFRFMELEDVDRVRCASYTFGGDARLWWEGASVTLDLATLSWTRFREVLFSKYFTESGCHFVPLIANDEVAKLRHFMDGLQSILRRDVTVAGPMTYEVAVSRALTAEQDQRDIENDRQGKRKIQAPHRPPQQQQHKRTFHGPSRSRGQQQQQQQGRVVPRMQEYPVYARCTRRHTGVCMYGSGKCFKCGGTGHLLKDCPQGTLPTQGRVFVLHVAEANPGTMLLTGRIFIGGASTNALIDSGATHSFISETFVNSIKVKTIGLDVAYSVVIPSGEEMAATSVVRDIDLELNGNLVYADLIVLPMPEFDIILGMDWLHKNRVLIDFQRRSVLVRPLGKKQFLFEPHRYFNLLIMISCIQARKLMNRSCRAFIATIISVPEVPSQSVADVPVVRDFSIVFPDDFFGRPPVREVEFSIDPMPGTVPISKAPYRLSPSEMVELKKQIQELLDKEFIRPSFSPWDTGQSSDEQLAKWRQRDAAKGNILYTVSDGIFVIEIGYGFLAAILFEQTY; via the exons ATGAGGATGAACCCGAAGGAGTTCACTGGGACGTCTGATCCCATGgttgctgagggatggattaagtccctaGAGGTTACTTTCAGATTTATGGAGCTGGAGGATGTTGACAGGGTCCGCTGTGCGAGCTATACTTTTGGAGGAGACGCCCGTCTTTGGTGGGAGGGCGCATCTGTAACTCTGGATCTAGCTACTCTCAGTTGGACGCGCTTTAGAGAGGTATTGTTCTCTAAGTATTTTACTG AGAGtggttgtcactttgtacccctgatcGCGAACGACGAGGTTGCCAAACTTAGGCACTTCATGGATGGATTGCagtcgatcttgcgccgtgatgttacgGTTGCTGGCCCTATGACATATGAGGTTGCTGTCTCTAGAGCTCTTActgcagagcaggatcagaGAGATATCGAGAATGACCGCCAAGGTAAGCGGAAAATTCAGGCGCCCCACCGCCCTCCTCAGCAGCAACAGCATAAGAGGACTTTCCATGGCCCATCGAGGAGCAGagggcagcagcagcagcagcagcagggacgtgTGGTCCCAAGGATGCAGGAGTACCCGGTCTATGCCAGGTGTACACGCCGCCATACCGGAGTTTGCATGTATGGCTCTGGGAAGTGTTTCAAGTGTGGCGGTACTGGCCATTTGCTAAAGGATTGTCCTCAAGGGACATTACCTACTCAGGGCAGAGTGTTTGTACTCCATGTAGCGGAGGCGAACCCAGGGACTATGCTCTTGACAG GAAGAATATTTATAGGCGGAGCTTCTACGAACGCCTTGATTGATTCAGGTGccactcattcattcatatctgagaCCTTTGTGAATTCCATCAAGGTCAAGACGATTGGATTGGATGTGGCGTATTCTGTGGTTATTCCATctggcgaggagatggcagcgaCTAGCGTAGTacgagacatagacctcgagctCAATGGAAATCTTGTCTATGCGGATTTGATCGTGCTGCCAatgccagagttcgatattATCCTTGGGATGGATTGGCTGCACAAGAACAGAGTACTTATTGATtttcagcggagatctgttctagtccgaccacTTGGAAAGAAGCAGTTCCTATTTGAGCCTCACAGGTACTTTAATTTGCTTATCATGATATCTTGTattcaggctaggaagctcatgaaTAGGAGTTGTCGAGCATTCATTGCGACCATTATATCTGTTCCCGAGGTCCCTAGCCAGTCAGTTGCAGATGTCCCAGTTGTCAGGGACTTTTCAATCGTTTTTCCCGATGACTTCTTTGGTAGACCACCGGTACGAGAGGTTGAGTTTTCGATCGATCCTATGCCAGGTACCGTGCCTATCTCTAAGGCGCCATACAGATTATCACCGTCAGAGATGGTTGAGCTCAAgaaacagattcaggagcttcttgacaaggagtttatTCGCCCGAGTTTCTCTCCATGGGACAC CGGTCAGTCATCTGATGAGCAGTTGGCGAAGTGGAGGCAGAGAGATGCGGCGAAGGGCAATATTTTGTACACAGTGAGTGATGGCATTTTCGTTATCGAGataggatatgggttcctagcagcgaTTCTATTCGAACAGACTTATTAA